One window of Triticum dicoccoides isolate Atlit2015 ecotype Zavitan chromosome 5A, WEW_v2.0, whole genome shotgun sequence genomic DNA carries:
- the LOC119298205 gene encoding glycine-rich cell wall structural protein-like, giving the protein MAKKGSGTAASLLLCLALAAHAVGAARTMPAAAGGVAEASLPAAAATEKGAGAGGAGAADAKNLFVGVGAMGDLPGFPAVGGGYGGGFGNNGAGVFTGVTGPLGGVGGGVGSVGPFGGVGGAGGIPFGGFGGGSAPFGGYGGVTP; this is encoded by the coding sequence ATGGCCAAGAAGGGCTCAGGCACTGCCGCCTCTCTCCTGCTCTGCCTCGCGCTGGCGGCGCACGCCGTCGGGGCTGCCAGGACCATGCCCGCTGCAGCTGGCGGCGTGGCGGAGGCCTCacttccggccgccgccgccacggagaagggcgccggtgcAGGAGGAGCCGGCGCGGCGGACGCGAAGAACCTGTTCGTGGGCGTGGGAGCCATGGGGGACCTTCCGGGCTTCCCCGCCGTCGGCGGCGGCTACGGCGGTGGCTTCGGCAACAACGGAGCCGGCGTCTTCACCGGCGTCACGGGCCCGCTCGGCGGCGTCGGGGGCGGCGTGGGGAGCGTCGGCCCGTTCGGCGGCGTCGGGGGAGCCGGCGGCATCCCTTTCGGAGGCTTCGGGGGTGGCAGCGCCCCGTTCGGCGGGTACGGCGGCGTCACGCCTTGA